Proteins encoded by one window of Aspergillus chevalieri M1 DNA, chromosome 6, nearly complete sequence:
- a CDS encoding putative C2H2 finger domain protein (COG:S;~EggNog:ENOG410PQTP;~InterPro:IPR013087,IPR024880;~go_process: GO:0006914 - autophagy [Evidence IEA];~go_process: GO:0048208 - COPII vesicle coating [Evidence IEA]), which translates to MSEKDYEWIANYWSQPTSALGAPNGFYPAAQMQNTGQTSTPSYDGHMDMDPIALAQSALESSMPYRPQNSYSYMSPYGPFFPPASISAHSQQQQPQQQQPQQQQPQQQQPQQQQPQQQQPQQQQPQQQQPQQQQPQQQQPQQQQPQQPQQQQPQQQQPQQQQPQRQQRPLSATPTGFRARPSTMSSQAPIPAVSHHTHTHSIFARPGLAPAPGPAPQAQQRPPPSAPAQRPPVAKPRNPQAPNPNNDFKHRRIESSQAKVTSGYDFSGYSFQPRHPTDGSSLRDRIDIVQPFDKKDAAEKTSYDPTTIARDILVASGRHPTEPALNHHLSQLRDIFHLVDNTADLDTIRWDIVDTLNMQVHPTQPAKPETASKPMPPPPVPTQPPSHSAAPPRPPPAALPRDRSQPIAAAPCPTPPSRPPAVSIPVPQAQPQQQQQQQQQQEQQEQQKKKPKPKPKPEQQQNRPQTPASVPEQSPMPLVQVQPPRPSPRPQKLQAISLPQLPSSPAKSNKPTPSQPVRRGRSLKKPKQPETMASKKSAPKVEVSIPLSAPPVSYPVYACEWQNCQAELHNLELLRHHLLKSHIPYTITCSWSGCDCNNPMAAAELFNHVKSKHLNPIAWKLGDGPSVPQTVDNETSENIPGTYETPESNQLGGEDSLILPASYSSIRAFNQVHGNTSQQDKAREILKAVQRHKERIGVGLDPGGCQLATPARNERVTNDEEFYELYSDPEDGPAWESESEMEF; encoded by the exons ATGTCAGAGAAAGACTATGAGTGGATCGCAAATTACTGGTCACAGCCTACTTCCGCTCTGGGCGCGCCAAACGGTTTCTACCCGGCTGCGCAAATGCAGAATACCGGGCAGACCAGCACTCCAAGCTACGACGGCCatatggatatggatccGATTGCTCTGGCTCAAAGCGCGCTAGAATCATCCATGCCCTATCGACCTCAGAATTCATACTCCTACATGTCTCCATACGGCCCCTTCTTTCCTCCCGCGTCGATCTCAGCTCAttcacaacagcaacaaccacaacagcaacaaccacaacagcaacaaccacaacagcaacaaccacaacagcaacaaccacaacagcaacaaccacaacagcaacaaccacaacagcaacaaccacaacagcaacaaccacaacagcaacaaccacaacagcaacaaccacaacagccgcaacaacaacagccgcaacaacaacagccgcaacaacaacagccgcAACGGCAGCAACGTCCGTTGTCCGCAACTCCAACGGGCTTTCGGGCTCGCCCATCTACGATGTCGTCCCAAGCCCCAATACCGGCAGTGAGCCATCATACTCATACACATTCCATTTTTGCGCGTCCAGGTCTAGCTCCCGCTCCAGGACCGGCTCCTCAAGCTCAGCAGCGTCCGCCGCCTTCCGCCCCCGCCCAGCGTCCACCTGTTGCTAAGCCCCGAAACCCTCAAGCACCCAATCCAAATAACGATTTCAAGCACCGTCGCATCGAGAGCAGTCAGGCAAAAGTGACCAGTGGATATGATTTTTCAGGTTATTCTTTTCAACCGCGTCATCCCACCGATGGAAGCTCCCTCCGTGACCGCATTGACATCGTTCAACCTTTTGACAAAAAGGATGCTGCGGAGAAGACGAGCTACGATCCAACCACCATCGCGAGAGATATTCTAGTGGCGTCTGGCCGACACCCTACAGAACCAGCCTTGAACCACCATTTGTCCCAATTGCGCGACATCTTTCATTTGGTTGACAACACGGCCGACCTGGATACCATTCGCTGGGACATTGTCGATACTCTTAACATGCAAGTCCATCCTACGCAGCCTGCGAAGCCCGAGACTGCTAGCAAGCCTATGCCTCCTCCCCCGGTCCCAACTCAACCCCCCAGTCATTCTGCCGCTCCGCCTCGTCCACCGCCCGCTGCACTGCCACGTGATCGGTCACAGCCAATCGCAGCCGCGCCTTGTCCTACTCCGCCATCGCGTCCGCCCGCGGTCTCGATTCCTGTCCCGCAAGCACAgccgcaacaacaacaacaacaacaacaacaacaagagcagcaagagcagcagaagaagaagccgaagccgaagccgaagccggagcAGCAACAGAATCGTCCTCAGACTCCAGCTTCTGTACCTGAGCAATCGCCAATGCCATTGGTGCAGGTGCAACCTCCGAGACCGTCACCGCGACCGCAGAAGCTGCAGGCCATATCGCTTCCTCAGCTaccgtcttctccagcaaaaTCAAACAAGCCCACACCATCCCAGCCAGTGCGGCGGGGTAGGTCCTTAAAGAAGCCCAAGCAACCTGAGACGATGGCGTCGAAGAAGTCTGCGCCCAAGGTTGAGGTGTCGATTCCCTTGTCTGCGCCGCCAGTGTCGTATCCAGTCTATGCGTGCGAATGGCAGAACTGTCAGGCGGAGTTACACAACCTTGAGCTTCTCAGACATCATCTTCTTAAGTCTCATATTCCGTATACCATCACATGTAGCTGGTCGGGATGCGACTGTAACAATCCGATGGCTGCGGCGGAGCTGTTCAATCACGTCAAATCCAAGCATCTCAATCCAATTGCGTGGAAGCTGGGAGACGGGCCATCAGTACCTCAAACTG TGGACAATGAAACCAGCGAGAACATCCCAGGAACCTATGAAACACCGGAATCGAATCAACTAGGAGGCGAAGACTCACTCATCCTTCCAGCTAGCTATAGCTCCATCCGCGCGTTTAATCAGGTCCATGGCAATACCTCTCAACAAGACAAGGCCCGGGAGATTCTGAAGGCGGTGCAAAGACACAAGGAAAGGATCGGAGTGGGACTCGACCCAGGCGGTTGTCAACTGGCGACTCCTGCACGGAATGAGCGAGTCACTAATGACGAGGAGTTTTACGAGTTGTACTCTGACCCGGAAGATGGACCTGCGTGGGAATCCGAGTCTGAGATGGAGTTTTGA
- a CDS encoding dolichyl-diphosphooligosaccharide--protein glycosyltransferase subunit 4 (COG:S;~EggNog:ENOG410PTF1;~InterPro:IPR036330,IPR018943;~PFAM:PF10215;~TransMembrane:1 (i7-28o)): MISDNDLYRLALFLGTCAMMMIVLYHFLEVNASDEADEQPTHKNAGSADKASNMGITGDGVPLAAAAAAAGGSGSSAIGGGKGR; encoded by the coding sequence ATGATCTCCGATAACGACCTCTACCGCctcgccctcttcctcgGCACCTGCGCCATGATGATGATCGTCCTCTACCATTTCCTCGAGGTCAATGCCAGCGACGAGGCCGACGAGCAACCCACTCATAAGAACGCCGGATCCGCAGACAAGGCTTCGAACATGGGAATCACGGGTGACGGTGTGCCGCTggctgccgctgctgctgccgctgggGGTTCTGGTTCGTCAGCTATTGGAGGGGGGAAAGGGAGGTAA